The genomic interval TCAGCGGGACCTTGCTGGCCTTCAACGCCGACAACCCGCGTCCGTGGGTCTTCGGCTCCATCATCACCGCCGGCGCGGTGCTGGCTCTGCTCGCCTTCCTCGCGGCGCCGCGGTCGCGCCGTGCCTGAGCGCGAGCGCGTTACAGTGCGGTCATGGCGGATCAGGGGACCGGCACTCGCTACGAGGAGGTCGCGGTCGGGCTGGTCGGCGGAGAGTCGTTCGTCCGCCGAATGATCTCGGTCGCCCGCCAGAGCAGTACTCCCGGGCTGCGGGTGGAGCCTGCGGTGTACCGACATGAGACCGAGGCGCCGCAACAGGCGCGGCAGGTGATGGAGCGCGTCGACGTCCTGCTGTTCGCCGGCCCGCTCCCGTACGACCTCACGCTGGCCGAGGGCGACCTGTCGGTGCCGGCGATGTACGTGCCGCCCGGCAGCGCCGCATTGCACGCAGCGTTGGTGCAGGCGATGAACACGTCGGCCTTCGACCCGGGCCGGATCAGCGTGGACTCGGTGACCGAGCAGGACGTCGAGGACTGCTACGCCGAGGTTGCCCTGTCGGCGAAGGGCGTCCGGGTGCAGCCGTACCAGGAGGATCTCGAGCCGGCCGACTACCTGGCGTTCCACCGCAAGCTCTTCACGGCGGGCCGGACCGGTGGCGCGGTCACGACGATCCCCAGTGTGGCGGAGTCGCTGGAGACGGACGGCGTACCGACTGTGCTGATGCGGCCGTCGACGCAGACGCTCCGGGAGACACTGCGGGCCGCGATCCTCACCGGCAGCGGCGCCCGGCTGTCCAGGTCGCGGATCGCGATCGTGATCGTGCAGGTGCCTGACTCGGCGCTGCCGACCCGGACCAGCCCGGCGCAGTACTGGTACCAGGAGCTGAAGCTGTCGCTGCACCACGAGCTGCTGCACGACGCCCGCCGGATGGACGCGATCGTGCTGCCACACGACCAGACCAGCTTCCTGGTGATCACCACGCTCGGCTCACTGCGAACGATCACCGGCGATCTGGAGACCGCGCCGTTCCTCGCCCGGGTCCGGGAGACGCTCAATCTGGACCTGCAGGTCGGGATCGGCCTCGGCCGGTCCACGCTGGAGGCGGAGAACAACGCGTACCGCGCGGTCGCGATGGCAACCGCGGACACCGGCGACCTGGCCTATTTGGTCGGGTCCGACGAGCTGGTGCTCAAGCTGCCCGCGGAGTCGGACGCCGACGCGACGGCGGCACCGGTGGCGGACGAGACCCGTGACCTGGAGACGTTGCGGATGCTGGTCGAGAGCCTGGACGAGGCCGGCGACGAGGCGCGGCTGGTCGACGCGGAGCAGGTGGCCGGGATTCTCGGCGTCACGTTGCGGACCGCACGCCGTACGTTGCGCGGCCTGGTCGACAGCGGGCTGGCCTGGCCGATGCCCGCGACCCGGGCGGCCCGCAAGGTCGGCCGGCCGCCGATGGTCTACCAGTTGCTGGAGGAGCGGCTCAATTAGGGACGACACAAACCCGATTTAGACCCTTGCCTAAATGATTCTGGACCGGGCAGGGTGTCCTCATGAGGAAGCTCGGGTTGCTGCTGGCCGCCGGCACTCTCGTCGCGGCCGGTCTCGTGCAGGCAGGTGCTGCGCAGGCCGCGCCCGCCGGAGTGTTCCAGGACTTCGAGACCGACGCGGATCTGCAGGGCGCGACCGTGACGCTGCCGCAGGCCGACCGGATCGAGCGCACCGCCGACCCGACCCATGGCAGCTCCGGACTCGAGCTCACCATTGGTCCGGCCAACACTCCGGGAGCAACCGCCTCGTCCGGCATCAACCTGTACGCCGGTACTCCGAGCCTGCCGGTGTCCGACTGGTCCGGCCACACCGTGCTCGGGTTCGACTTCTTCACCGAGCAGGACTACACGACGGTCGGCCGGATCACCTTCCGGGACCAGGCGAACAAGGCCTGGGGCATGGACTACCCGATCCGGGCCCGGGACTGGACGCCGATCGACCTGCGGCTGAGCACGATAGCGGCCGCGGGCGTCGACATCACCCGGATCGCCTACATCGGCTTCTCGATGCCCCGGTCGACCACACCGGTCGTCGGTCACTACGACGCGTTCCGCCTCGTCGACAGCTACCCGTACGACGAGACGCCGTACGGCGATCAAGCTGCGGCGCAACTGCTCCGGCTGGCGGACTTCAGCGGCGTACTGGCCAAGCTGGCCGACCAGATCAAGGGCCTCGACCGGGCACTGGGCCACACTGCTGCGGACGAGCGACTGCGACGACAGGTGCAGGCTGCGGACGCACAGTGCACCGCACTGCGTCAGAAGCTCGGTCCGATGACCTACGCGGAGTACCAGCCGTTCAACGCCGGTGTCACTGCACTGCAGCGAGCCGTGCCGCGACTGGCGAACACCATCCAGGCACGGGCGCACGACCGGCACGCGGACTTCGGACTCGAGTCTGCCGACTCGATGACGCTCGTGTATCCGAAGGACCTCCCCTTCACCTCGACCGGTACGTCGCCTGCGGTGTCACTGACCCGTGGTGAGTACGAGAACGTGCAGGCCGTCGTACTGCCGTTTGCTGAGCCACTGTCCGCCGTACAGGCCCGGGTGACGTCGGTGTCCGGCAAGCGCGGTGCACTGCAGGCGACTGTGGCCCCGGTGGGCTCTTTGAACGTGACGCCGACGAGCGTGTACCACCGGCCGACGTACGCCGGATGGACACCGGATCCGATCCGCGACGACCTCACATCAGTAGACGTACCGGCCGACACGGTCCAGCCGTACTGGATCCGGCTCAAGGCTGCACCAGACGCGCCACCTGGCACCTATCAGGTCAAGGTCGCGTACTCCGCGGCCGGCAAACGGACCAGGACGATGACGGTGACCGCCAGGGTGTGGCCGGTGACGGTGCCTGACGCGCCAAAGCTGAACACCACCTTCCAGTTCACGCCGGCGATCGTGAACGACCTCTACGGCATCACGGACCCGGCGGCGCAGGAGGCGACCAAGCACCAGTACTGGTCCTTCCTGCACGACTACAAGATCGAGCCGGACCAGCTCTACACCTGCTCATGCATCCCCTCGAACCCTGGCCCGGTGATCGTCCCGACCCCGGTCGAGGACGTGCTCTACATCCGCGACCACTACGGACTGCGCGACTTCAACGCGTTCTATCTGTGGGCCGGACTGCTCAACCCGGCCAAGCCGGAGACTTGGCAGGCGCAGATCGACACCTGGATCGCCCAACTGCGGACCGCGATGGACAGCTACCGCGCGGCCGGCGTGGACAAGTACGCGTACGTGTACGGCTTCGACGAGGCCACCGGTCCGCTGCTGCAGGCGGCGAAGCAGACCTTCGCCGCAGTCAAGCAGGCGTTCCCGGGCCTGCCGATCCTCACCACGCTGCGGGACAACTCGATGGGCGTCGACACCGGTCTGGCCGGACTCGTGGACATCTGGGCGCCACAGCAGGACCTGTACGACCAGACGATCGCCGAGCGCACCAGAGCGCGCGGCGAGCAAGCCTGGTGGTACCCGGACATCGGCACCGGCTCACCGCTGCCGAACTGGTTCAACGGCTACCCACCGATCGACACCCGCATGCTGATCGGCCCCATGTCGTACAAGGCCGGTGTCGAAGGCGTTCTGTACTACGCAACGAACCGCTGGCTGCGCTCCGACCATGCCAACCAGCTACTGGTGAACGACGGCATCCTGTCGGCGTGGAAGGCGGCGACGTTCAACGGGACCGCCGGCGACGGTTCGATGTTCTATCCGGGACCGAACGGGCCGATGGCATCGATCCGGCTGGAGAACTTCCGGGACGGCATGGAGGACTACAACCTGCTCTGGCTGCTCGCGAACGACCTGCGGACCAACCCGCATCTCCCGCCGCGGCTGAAGGCTCACGCCACCGAATTGCTGCACGCAGATGACGTGGTCACCAACCAGCGCACGTTCACCGAGGACCCCGTCCGGTACCGCGCCTGGCGCGCCGACCTGATCGCTACGCTGGCGGTGCTCGGGCAGGGCTAGAGTGAGCGCATGGCTGACCTGTTGACCGACGACCAGATCGATCTGGCGATCCGCGACCACCTGCCGCAGTGGAAGGTCGTGGACAAGGAACTGGTCCGCGAGGTCAAGGCGGCCACCTTCCTGGACGGCATCCGGCTGGTCGCGACGGTCGCGCAGCTGGCCGAGTCGATGAACCACCACCCGGACATCGACATCCGCTACACCACGATCACGTTCCGGGTCACCAGCCACGACGCCGGTGGAATCACCGACGACGACCTCGTGCTGGCCCGGCACATCGACACCGCAGCGGGCTGACCTGTTCCCGTCATGACGCTTGTCTGCCACGGCAAGCGCTGGTTCGGCGTGCCCGGAAACCCTTGAATCTAAGGCATGACCGCCCTAAGTAGTGCTCTCACCGTCCTGTTGGCACTCGTCCCGGCCCAGTCCGGCTCCGTGGATCCCGGCTGGTTCTGGAACGCTCCGCACTGCGACACGGTGTACGGCGACGGCTCGGTGACGATCACCGAGTCCGACGGCGAGACCCTCGCCCCGACGACCGGCAAGCTGCGTGCCGTCACGTACGCGAAGGTCGCCGCCCTCGAAGAGCCGAACACGCTGATCACCATCGGCAAGCAGTCCATCCAGCGCTCCAGCGACGCGGGCTGTAGCTGGCAGTTGCTCGACAAGGCGCCCGACGACCTCAGCACGTACGACGTGCAGCCCGGGCCGGGCGACTCGGCGTACATCTACAGCGTCAACGACCAGCCCATCCACCGCGTCCACGGCTCGCAGGTCAGCACAGTGTCCGGACCGGTCGACGGAGGCGGTCTCGCCGCACTGGACGCGCGGCCCGGGCGGCTGCGTGTCGTTGCAGGTGACGGGCAGCTGTACGACTCCTCGAACGACGGCGTGACGTGGCAGCGCACCGGCGTACTGCCTGCTCACGATCTCTTCGTGTACGACGCTGTGGTGGATCCGCGCAACCCGGACCACATCGTCATCGGCGTGATGTCGGACGGGGTTTATGTCACGTACGACGGCGGTCGCAGCTGGATCCGGTCGCGGGCGGTGGAGCGGGTGAACGCGTTCAGTCTGACGATCTCGCCGGCCGATCCGTCGAAGGTCTGGATGGAGGGGTACGACCGGGACCGGGCGACCCGGTTCATCTGGGAGTCGACCGACGGCGGGCAGAAGTTCCGCGAGGTGCTGGACCAGAGCCGGGCCGATCTGATCAACGGCAACAGGATGTGGGCCAGCCCGGTCGACCCGGACCTGATCTACTTCGGCTACGGCACGTCCTTCGCCAACTTCGGCGCCGACCTGTACCGCTTCCGCCCGTCCACCGGCGACCTCACCAAACGCCACAACCGCAACGACGGCATCCCGTCGCTCGCCTTCAACCCCTCCAACCCGAAGATCCTCTACCTGGGCCTGGCGGAAGAGCGCTGACGAAGCCCGATCAACACTCCCTCGGTGTCGCGGAGGTAGCTGAGCCGGCCGACGCCGGGTAGTTCCTGGATCTCACCGACCTGGTCGCCGCCCGCCTCCGCGGCGGCGGCCAGCGTCGCCTCGAGGTCGTCGACCTCGAGCCAGGCGATGGTCGGCTGCGATTGGTACCGGCTACTCATGATCGCGCCGTCGATCCCCTCCCCCGGTCCGGTCTCCGCGAGCAAGTAGCCGTCCGGTACCGGCGCGGGCGTCACCTGCCAGCCGAACACCTTGGTGTAGAACGCCGCGGCCCGATTGTGGT from Kribbella sp. NBC_00709 carries:
- a CDS encoding WD40/YVTN/BNR-like repeat-containing protein, with translation MTALSSALTVLLALVPAQSGSVDPGWFWNAPHCDTVYGDGSVTITESDGETLAPTTGKLRAVTYAKVAALEEPNTLITIGKQSIQRSSDAGCSWQLLDKAPDDLSTYDVQPGPGDSAYIYSVNDQPIHRVHGSQVSTVSGPVDGGGLAALDARPGRLRVVAGDGQLYDSSNDGVTWQRTGVLPAHDLFVYDAVVDPRNPDHIVIGVMSDGVYVTYDGGRSWIRSRAVERVNAFSLTISPADPSKVWMEGYDRDRATRFIWESTDGGQKFREVLDQSRADLINGNRMWASPVDPDLIYFGYGTSFANFGADLYRFRPSTGDLTKRHNRNDGIPSLAFNPSNPKILYLGLAEER
- a CDS encoding VOC family protein; translation: MGRIIHVEIVAEDHNRAAAFYTKVFGWQVTPAPVPDGYLLAETGPGEGIDGAIMSSRYQSQPTIAWLEVDDLEATLAAAAEAGGDQVGEIQELPGVGRLSYLRDTEGVLIGLRQRSSARPR
- a CDS encoding DUF4091 domain-containing protein, producing the protein MRKLGLLLAAGTLVAAGLVQAGAAQAAPAGVFQDFETDADLQGATVTLPQADRIERTADPTHGSSGLELTIGPANTPGATASSGINLYAGTPSLPVSDWSGHTVLGFDFFTEQDYTTVGRITFRDQANKAWGMDYPIRARDWTPIDLRLSTIAAAGVDITRIAYIGFSMPRSTTPVVGHYDAFRLVDSYPYDETPYGDQAAAQLLRLADFSGVLAKLADQIKGLDRALGHTAADERLRRQVQAADAQCTALRQKLGPMTYAEYQPFNAGVTALQRAVPRLANTIQARAHDRHADFGLESADSMTLVYPKDLPFTSTGTSPAVSLTRGEYENVQAVVLPFAEPLSAVQARVTSVSGKRGALQATVAPVGSLNVTPTSVYHRPTYAGWTPDPIRDDLTSVDVPADTVQPYWIRLKAAPDAPPGTYQVKVAYSAAGKRTRTMTVTARVWPVTVPDAPKLNTTFQFTPAIVNDLYGITDPAAQEATKHQYWSFLHDYKIEPDQLYTCSCIPSNPGPVIVPTPVEDVLYIRDHYGLRDFNAFYLWAGLLNPAKPETWQAQIDTWIAQLRTAMDSYRAAGVDKYAYVYGFDEATGPLLQAAKQTFAAVKQAFPGLPILTTLRDNSMGVDTGLAGLVDIWAPQQDLYDQTIAERTRARGEQAWWYPDIGTGSPLPNWFNGYPPIDTRMLIGPMSYKAGVEGVLYYATNRWLRSDHANQLLVNDGILSAWKAATFNGTAGDGSMFYPGPNGPMASIRLENFRDGMEDYNLLWLLANDLRTNPHLPPRLKAHATELLHADDVVTNQRTFTEDPVRYRAWRADLIATLAVLGQG
- a CDS encoding 4a-hydroxytetrahydrobiopterin dehydratase → MADLLTDDQIDLAIRDHLPQWKVVDKELVREVKAATFLDGIRLVATVAQLAESMNHHPDIDIRYTTITFRVTSHDAGGITDDDLVLARHIDTAAG